DNA sequence from the Epinephelus fuscoguttatus linkage group LG2, E.fuscoguttatus.final_Chr_v1 genome:
ttaaaatttaaaagtttGCCAGTGCTGGTTATTTGAACGGAAAGATTGTGCAGGTTGTAGCACGTGACCGAAAACCTTTAGCTCACGTTAATTTCGTATATTTGAAGTTGATGTGTTGAATAGTTGAATCACCTTCAGACTGATCAGACCACAGTTACATCCCAACAGGTGTACTGTGCTggcagcagacagacaacatgTCCTGATGGAGAACATCCGACCACGTCTGAAATTTGGGAATAAAGTCGAAGATGTGAAACTGAGGAAACGAAGATCCCAACTGTACTCAAAGGAAGATAACAGTCCTCTCAATGACGGTGAGGTCCTTATGTGTGAGATTTAAAATAATGGGGACCAAACAACTGCGATGATGACACTAAATCAGTAACATAATTGATATGAAGTGGTTTTTATTTCCCAGGTGTGCTGAGGACCAGAGTTGCAGTGTTTGCTGTGGTGTTCAGACTGATTAACTGCTTCCTGGTTCAGACCAGCTTTGTCCCTGATGAGTACTGGCAGTGTCTGGAGGTCTCCCATCGTATGGTCTTCAAATATCCTTTGACATACATTATCATCTGCAACTGTGTGACTCAACtacaatgtattattattattattattattattattattgttgttgttcttgttgttgttgttattattacaaTCATCAGCAACAGACAGTTACAGTTTGGTAAGGTTGCTATAAGGAGAAACTTTATTGTGggttaatgtgatttttttctcaatattttATTCTAACTACCGTAAAACGTCAATTAATAGCCAAGAGTATTATTTGATTAAATTACTGAAATCAACAGACCTATATCTGGGACAGGCTTCAATATGGGATAGGCCTTTAATTCTTTACACATagaactgttgctcagcaaaatAGGAAATGCAATCAACTTGTTTCATTTAAACCAGTAtcaatattacttgtttaaaaatgagGCTTCAGATGATATATCAgatatgaatcattcatttaatctagctccgacagacagagcatcagagagagaaTGAGTTACAGCACTCGAGGATTACGGCACCTGGCATACGGACAGAAcgccactttatcctgttaaaacaatgcttAAAACTAAAATTGATTTTTATGAAAagcccttttgattcttttgatctgaggacccttacggaccaaaggaatatgaataatcTAATctaggaatggacacataatttgaggcaGCCAACAGCTggcttttatacatccaaagatgtataaaaaaatgaaatgcttgaccaggcctctaattgaaacaggtgtttatttatcaaaatgtgCAGCCACACCGGGTGGGTAAAAGGGACTGGTCATTTAATTTGGGCTAGGCTTTAAACTAAAGTTCTACGGTAATTCTAAATTTCTGATAAATAACAATCAATGGCCATAAAATTGTTACTCTATTATTCTGTGCTGTTCCAACCTTAACAGTGAGACCTATGGGTACCTGACCTGGGAATGGAAGGCAGGAATAAGAGGATTCATCTATCCGCTCTTCTTTGCATTCATATACAAGATATTATACTTCATAAACTACGACTCAGTCTATCTCCTGGCAAGTTTACGTATTTTATATTCAGATAACTTTCATATTGGCACGACTTTGACCACATACATTTCCTATCGTCACTTTGTTTCTCTAATCCTGGTCTCGTTGGTTCTGCAGATATGGCTTCCACGTATAACTCAAGCGCTCCTGGCTGCAGCTGCAGATGTGAAATTCTTCTTCCTCATCCGAACGTTGGAAAGTCGTGACGTTGCAAAATGGACTGTAAGGAGTTTACAGTTCATTCTCCAGACAGGCCTTTATATCCCCAAGGTTTCAAGCTGTCTCAGTTCTCTAGTCACCTAACATACCCGGcttgtcttcctgttttggtctCCAGTTCTTCTGCCACATGTGCTCGTGGTTCTCGTGGTACTGCTGCACCAGGACTCTGACCAACAGCATGGAGACTACCATCACCTGCCTGGCTCTGTTTTACTTCCCCCTGCCTGGGtccaaaacacacagcaggtctGCGCTTCTTACGTCTCTCTTTTATGTAATTCATCCTGTCTCTAAAACTACGTTATTCACCGACACACTGTTGATGTTCTTACAGCAAAATATATCTGACCCTGGTGGCCTTGGCTGTCATCGTTCGACCGACAGCCCTGATTGTCTggtttcctctgctgctgtaccATTTCTGGCAGGAAGATAACAAACTGAGGCTCATCACTCATTACGTCATTCCCATAGGGTTTGTACTCTTATCTCATGTCAACTGAATCAGTGTTTCATCCTTGTGTCTTTATTGTGTCATCTTTTGTTCTCCTCTTTTGCAGAGCTTTGGCTGTTGTGATTTCAACAGTGATCGACTGTATGTTTTATGAAAAGGTAAAACATAAAATCCAAGTGATCATTAGATTAAAATAAGAGCTGCTTGTGAAGTcaaatgcaacacacactgtctctgtttctcagtGGACCATGGTGCAATTCAACTTCCTGAAGTTTAACGTCCTCCACAGTGTGGCCGATTTCTATGGCTCCCACCCCTGGCACTGGTACTTCACTCAAGGGTTTCCTGTTGTGATTGGCCCTCATCTTCCGCTCTTTCTTCATGGGTGCAGCATCGCCTTCAAAAGATACAAAATTCTGTTGGCCGCAGTCGTCTGGACGATCGCGGTGTACAGGTAAAATGTCTGCGTTCACATTCATGTGCCCTTATTTATCAAACTGCAAAGAAGAGTTACTCACTTGTTATTACAGTACAGTGTTGAAGTAACATTTAAGAGCTACTGTCAAGTGATCACATGATTAATCACATCAATTTAAAGGAAAAGGATTCACCACACAGGTgccatttttcattatttcaaaaGAAATTCTCACATTTTCTCAGTGAGATGTTGGTGTGCCAAAGCATTTATGTTTCTTTAGTTGATTTTTATcatgtgaattttttaaaaaaatatctccAGTGGCAATAAATGTCTGAAATAAACATCCTAATAGGAATAAGATAATGGATGGTAAATGGTCTTACATTGTATCAAATATGAATCTGCAGATAACTGCTTAGAAGAAAGCAgtatatgatgatgatgatgatgataataataatgataagaagaatttatttataatttattaaaTAATATATAGGTGATATAATTGatttattaaattaataataatagttaCTATTATTTTCATATTACCACAAAGTGTTTTCCAGATTAAAAGATTGACAgactaataataattaaaggtccagtgtgtaagattcagtggcatctagtggtgcgCTGCTCAACACACAAACTGACATGTTTAAATCCTTCCCTTCAGCTTACTTCCTCACAAGGAGTTCAGATTCATCTACCCTGTGCTGCCTTTCTGTATGATCTTTTGTGGTAAGTTGTCACTTTGTCATCTAAGGTGTCTGTGCcgtgtcacacacagacagatgtgtGTTTTAATACTTATCCTACTACAGGGATGTCGTTGGCTAATTTGAAAGCTTGGCGACGAACTGCTGCATTCCTCCTGTTAGTGAGCAACCTGGGCGGAGCTCTGTACACCGGTCTGATCCACCAGCGTGGCACTCTGGATGTCATGAGCCACCTCCAGACACTGTGTAACGTCAGCAGCGTCTCCACCACTCCACCGCCAGATGTCCTGTTCCTCATGCCCTGCCACTCAACACCTTTTTACAGGTATCAACAACTCTGATTTAGTCTTTTTATTTCGATGCTCTGGTcttgaattttcaaaatattctgAGTGTACTCTCTCTTTGTAGCCATGTCCACTGCCCAGTGAAGATGAGGTTTCTCGAGTGTCCCCCAGATCTTGGGGAGGAGGGTTACGTCGATGAGGCGGACAGGTTCTACAACGACCCTCTTCACTGGCTCAGGACTTCATTTCCATACAAATCTTCTCTACCGACCcatctggttttgtttgacGTTTTGGAGAAGGTACTATTTTCACAAATAATATTTCTCCATGTTTTCAACAAAATATACGTgtgatatatttgtgtgtgtgttttgttgttgtaggacatctctgtgtttttggatgGGAACAACTTCGTGAGGACAGCAGAGATATTTCACACTCATGTCCCCGAGGGAAGAGTTGGAGGAAGCATCTTTATTTATGAAAGGCACTGACAAACACTGGAACAatggcaacttttttttttttttttttaccttaaatGAGTGTCACATGGTGTTGCtgctgaaataaatattttaaactcaaatgttattttgaaatatcaatTGTCAGACATGTGAAATGTGTAACACCAAATTATTAGAATTATTTTCAGATTGTGTGACAGTATTTTTccagtcattttttttccacaacatgtaaataaaacaaataaatctgcCAGGTCCAGTTCAGAAAAGCTTGAGGTGGAATGTTAGAAATCTCAACTCCAAAAGCAAACTACAACCTCATCACACAAACCTGTCTTTGTAGCAGCAAATTAAAACACTACATGGCTCTACACAGAAACATCCAAAAATGTGgcatgtctttttcttttcgtttaaataaacatttttgattgtgtgtatttttaaacataAGTGCTGTGGTTGAAGATCAGTGGTGTTTCAGCTAGAACTGAAAATTAACTCAGACATCTCATGTTACACTAGATATGCCACATCTTTCACTCAAACGGAACAATTATTTcactaaacacaaaacaactcgAAGACCTTCAGTAGCATTAAAAAGTTAACATTGTGCaaacttacaaaaaaaaaaaaaaagaggaaactcTGCATCTGAATAAAACCCAAAATAGAATTGGCAACTATGATATTAAACCAGCTGAGATGATTTCAGTATTTGGGATCAAACGGCATCGGGCCCAGTTCTATTTTGACATCAGCCATGTGTCTGTCTGCGTTTCTCCCTGATCGGCTCCACTTGCGTTCACTGTGCTGACGAGATCGGGCTCTCTGCTGCTTTCGTTGATGATGCTTCGCCCTTGACTCCTTTGAGTCTGTGTCGGGTCTTTCAAACGGCCCGCTGTGTGggtcaaacacaaaacacatggcATGATTATTAGTTTACACTGATAAATATGTAAAAGGTGCAGCACGGTAATAGAAGAAAGCAGAGGCTGTATTCACAAAACCACTAAGTTTCCACTAAATGACCCAGTTAGGAGAAGCATATGAAATAAGGGAAATATCAGCATGGATTTAAAGATAAGTTTTTAGTCTAAAAAGTAACTAAAAATATCTTCTAAGTTGGCAAGAAGTTAGAAAAGAATCGACAATGCCCATATTTCTTGGTCTTGTCCTTCTATTCAGTCTTTCTGGAAGGAAGTAGcaacaattatttaaaaaactttGGGTTTTAGTGTTTGTACAGCGTTCACGTCCCTTTATCTTGAGCACATCCCTGACGGACTAAATAAAGATGATACTAACTTACCTAGTAAagctgtggttcccaactgctGGGTCCAAAAGTAAGTCacaagtccattctgaatggaccgcaagtgactaaCCAACATGTCAAGTGTGtaaaaaacatgctttattattttattagagtacagtgaatttccagtaaggagcttttattttgaagtgccactTCCTGCTGTAgcgtgagtgactaacagacaacTACTTAACAGAGACGGCAAACTCGCTCAACATGATGCATCTAATGGGGAAACTCATTAATTAGGAGAAATGTTAGGGAAAATATGAATTTCAATAAAAGAAAcctgtattattatttattattgagaactttttttctttatatgcTGAAGTGTTTGTCGCATTTTTGCATGTTCAGCCGACCACTGACTAAAACACTCATAATTTAGCTATCACTGGAGTTTATAATTTGAAGTGTACCTTTTCAACACAgtctgttttctctcagtctcagattaatgctgtgttcacatggaATCAAGGAGACAGCAGATTGCAAACCGGGTATCATTTTATTAGAGGGGAGCAGGACGGTAAAATGAGGTGATACTGCCAGATAATACTGGCAATGTTAGCAGTAGATGGTACTGCTGCTcagagttaaaatattttaactttatttgtccTCTGAGATGGAATTAACCAGATGTTACGTAGCTCCTTCACACGAGGGCGATCTCAACAATTTTTGGAAATAGCTggaaacataacaaaataatgaaaacaactttatttaatttgCTTTATTCGTCGTAAACAATACACCATCACCACTGCAACATATCATTCATTCTATCAGAACGTTTGTTTATCTCGTACCGTCCACTGCCCAGGAGATGGGCCTGGTTCCAGGTGAACACAGCAGTCTAGTCATtaagtctttatttttttacacagtAAAAAAACCTCTTAGCATCATTTAGATAGACTCCTACTTTATAACTTACTTTGGGCCGTAGCTTTTTCTGTAAGCCTCTCCAAAGAAGTGCCGATAGACGAAGTCATCAAGATCTCTGAACACGTCATCATCAAGGCCGCGCATGTCAGTCAGATAGTTCTCCACGCCACTGACAAAGTCTGTGAACAGCATCTGGTCATGGATAAACACTCCGTTGTGGAAGAAATTGTTGATGAACTTCTCCAGCTCTTTCCAGTGGTGGAAATGGTCGACTTCTTGATGCAGgtagctctgcagcagctggtAAAATtcgtctgctctgattggctccatGGCTTTGTTGAAGAGACTCATGGACTCCTGGTAGGCGCAGTCGAAAACGCCAGAGCATCCTTTCAAGTTAGCCTTGTGGGCGTCTTGACCTCGATCGTCGTGAACTTTATTTCCTGATTTTCGAGTGTTGTGGTTGCCCTGCAAGGACTCTTCAAATTTGCGCTGGTGTCTGTGATGAGTCTTGTGGGATCTGTGCTGCCACGACTCTTTTGTGTTCTTCTCATCACGTCTCTTATCGTAAAAGCCTCTGGCTTTGTTGATGAAGGTTGAAGCTGAATCCTTGAAGTGTCGGAAAGTTAATTTGACAGAATCTGAAAACTTCCTCAGGTTCTCCTTCACAGCTTCCTTTGCTTTCTTTATCTGCTCTTTGTGGTGATGGACAAACTCTTTGGTGGAGTTCTTCACGGCATCAAATGTCTCTTTCACTTTACCTGCCATGCCCTCTTTTGGTCTTTTCACTTTGGACGATGTGTCTCCTTTAGCTCTGTCCTCTTTGGTTTCCACATACAGTCTCTCCCACAGATCCGAGCGCTGCTGCTCAAAGCTCAGTCTCTTCTCCAGCTCCGCCAGACGTGACTGGAGCTCTCCTGCCTCTGAACCAGCCTCCTTTCCAGCTCTGGGGATTTGACTTCTCAGCTCATTTAACTGCCTCCTCAGCTCATCTGTAACTGTTCTCTCCTTGTTGAGCCTCTTCCTCAGTGTCTGTGCTTCAGCCATCATGTCTTCCTGCTGGCTGTGGTAGCTTTGGCTCAGCTGTTTCTCTTCCTCCAGCTGGTCTTTCAGCCTCTGGTTTTCTGATAGCAACAAGTCAGCACCAACTCCCATCGCCTCCCGATCTCTAATCTTAGAGCGCAGGTTTCTCAGCTCCTCCTGTAAGGTGGAAAGGGACTTCTCTTCACGTTGTAGGGAGGTTTTCAGCAGCTGGTTCTCAGTGGTCAACTTCTGCTGCTGAGACATGATGTTAGTCCTCTCCTCAGCCTTCTGTTTCAGCAACGTTTCCAGGTCATCCCTCTGAGCCTTCATGGAAAAGACGGAACAAAAGAGGCAAAGTTATTGCTTTTAAAGTGGTGTTTACACAAGTAATCATTGAATTGAAGGATTTTTCAGCATTTGAgcagtaaaacaaaatacaggatgagaaattaattttcttttcttcagttttttttttttaaaaaactgtaactataaaatgaaaggatgttttgctgcctctcgcagcagctgtagtttgaggaaaaaataacctaattcactgggccgactgccagtgacttttaaggtgaaacgttaacttgtaatgttactcagtgtatGAGCTGACGACGTGagtccatcagcacaccttaaatttaagtatgacaactctgaccattgatttagtttttattgtctctcttggatgacagatACTTttagtggatcttcaagcgtttaaaaatatatactaaTTTCTAtgggattatgtgaactgcatatgtTCTAATCCtcccttggaaaaaaaaagccttgaggagcgttgttcctgtgggctaaaACAACACTAACCCCCTGCGCTTCCCTTTGAAGGActc
Encoded proteins:
- the pigb gene encoding GPI mannosyltransferase 3; amino-acid sequence: MENIRPRLKFGNKVEDVKLRKRRSQLYSKEDNSPLNDGVLRTRVAVFAVVFRLINCFLVQTSFVPDEYWQCLEVSHRMVFNYGYLTWEWKAGIRGFIYPLFFAFIYKILYFINYDSVYLLIWLPRITQALLAAAADVKFFFLIRTLESRDVAKWTFFCHMCSWFSWYCCTRTLTNSMETTITCLALFYFPLPGSKTHSSKIYLTLVALAVIVRPTALIVWFPLLLYHFWQEDNKLRLITHYVIPIGALAVVISTVIDCMFYEKWTMVQFNFLKFNVLHSVADFYGSHPWHWYFTQGFPVVIGPHLPLFLHGCSIAFKRYKILLAAVVWTIAVYSLLPHKEFRFIYPVLPFCMIFCGMSLANLKAWRRTAAFLLLVSNLGGALYTGLIHQRGTLDVMSHLQTLCNVSSVSTTPPPDVLFLMPCHSTPFYSHVHCPVKMRFLECPPDLGEEGYVDEADRFYNDPLHWLRTSFPYKSSLPTHLVLFDVLEKDISVFLDGNNFVRTAEIFHTHVPEGRVGGSIFIYERH
- the ccpg1 gene encoding cell cycle progression protein 1 isoform X1, whose protein sequence is MSETSSDAESSCGWTIISNEGSDIETLGSEAAVEYGAELLERPPVEETEPQEPQASASNAQCVEEKVAESLNETVEEQTIDETLCATEAVDDTTGKQHVTLLSSSDHSDIVTLGDLKEDEHVEVEEEAAASEEFYMGTSCSSQYAFTAAETAKAGLRLSHWNLPQSLVNLGYHLRSQLTGGRSLPVFPVQQPAVTNSSSSEDEAGRSPSTVVRRRRLRRNTASVVTEPEEEEEEEEEEVQESGHSDDEEDEEAKKERQEQKEAEVKSLDVRMQGQGSSSILNRCILIALVIAISMGFGHFYGTVQIQERQKTDKVRVNELDVVRDLIQRHVREQPFAKQVQKGDFALDDLDEQKVISLLTEVIEKMKKENQELNIKRAHIQAQRDDLETLLKQKAEERTNIMSQQQKLTTENQLLKTSLQREEKSLSTLQEELRNLRSKIRDREAMGVGADLLLSENQRLKDQLEEEKQLSQSYHSQQEDMMAEAQTLRKRLNKERTVTDELRRQLNELRSQIPRAGKEAGSEAGELQSRLAELEKRLSFEQQRSDLWERLYVETKEDRAKGDTSSKVKRPKEGMAGKVKETFDAVKNSTKEFVHHHKEQIKKAKEAVKENLRKFSDSVKLTFRHFKDSASTFINKARGFYDKRRDEKNTKESWQHRSHKTHHRHQRKFEESLQGNHNTRKSGNKVHDDRGQDAHKANLKGCSGVFDCAYQESMSLFNKAMEPIRADEFYQLLQSYLHQEVDHFHHWKELEKFINNFFHNGVFIHDQMLFTDFVSGVENYLTDMRGLDDDVFRDLDDFVYRHFFGEAYRKSYGPNGPFERPDTDSKESRAKHHQRKQQRARSRQHSERKWSRSGRNADRHMADVKIELGPMPFDPKY
- the ccpg1 gene encoding cell cycle progression protein 1 isoform X2, which translates into the protein MSETSSDAESSCGWTIISNEGSDIETLGSEAAVEYGAELLERPPVEETEPQEPQASASNAQCVEEKVAESLNETVEEQTIDETLCATEAVDDTTGKQHVTLLSSSDHSDIVTLGDLKEDEHVEVEEEAAASEEFYMGTSCSSQYAFTAAETVFPVQQPAVTNSSSSEDEAGRSPSTVVRRRRLRRNTASVVTEPEEEEEEEEEEVQESGHSDDEEDEEAKKERQEQKEAEVKSLDVRMQGQGSSSILNRCILIALVIAISMGFGHFYGTVQIQERQKTDKVRVNELDVVRDLIQRHVREQPFAKQVQKGDFALDDLDEQKVISLLTEVIEKMKKENQELNIKRAHIQAQRDDLETLLKQKAEERTNIMSQQQKLTTENQLLKTSLQREEKSLSTLQEELRNLRSKIRDREAMGVGADLLLSENQRLKDQLEEEKQLSQSYHSQQEDMMAEAQTLRKRLNKERTVTDELRRQLNELRSQIPRAGKEAGSEAGELQSRLAELEKRLSFEQQRSDLWERLYVETKEDRAKGDTSSKVKRPKEGMAGKVKETFDAVKNSTKEFVHHHKEQIKKAKEAVKENLRKFSDSVKLTFRHFKDSASTFINKARGFYDKRRDEKNTKESWQHRSHKTHHRHQRKFEESLQGNHNTRKSGNKVHDDRGQDAHKANLKGCSGVFDCAYQESMSLFNKAMEPIRADEFYQLLQSYLHQEVDHFHHWKELEKFINNFFHNGVFIHDQMLFTDFVSGVENYLTDMRGLDDDVFRDLDDFVYRHFFGEAYRKSYGPNGPFERPDTDSKESRAKHHQRKQQRARSRQHSERKWSRSGRNADRHMADVKIELGPMPFDPKY